Genomic DNA from Leptospira broomii serovar Hurstbridge str. 5399:
CAAAGTTTGAGGATCGGTATTTTCAGGAACGTTCCTATTTGACTCCTTTCCGTTAAAGCCACTCAATTCGAACGAATTTACGGAAGATACAATAAGAAATCGAACAAAGTTCGGTTTCTTATTGTTGTATCGTTTTCTTGCTATTTCTCATGCGAACAGCCTGGAATTAATGCTGGTAGAGAAATCCGCAAAAATTATACTATCCGTCTACTCTTCCTAACTGTATCTACCTAGTTGCCGGAGTGAACCAGGAATGAAACCAACCCTTTCTCTTGAACCAAGAATTAAAAAACCTATGTTGACCATTCCTGACGAAGCGGTTCGCAGCGGAGTCTTTCATTTAAACAGAGACTCACTGGGATCTCCAATCCGGCTTCGAGACGGAGTAACTATTCAATACGAGACGCCCCCGGATCGAAAGAGATCTATTTTGGATCGAGTCCTGTTTCGTAGCGATCTCGCTTTTCTAATCGGATACTTTCGCGAGATCTTTGCCAGCAGGAAGCAATGTTTAAAAAATGAATATACCGACGAAGTTTGGTTGGAATCTTCCGGAAGAATCTTGGACGTCATCGAAGGATGCGAAGGAAAGTTCAAAATCGAGGGAATAGAGCACGTCATCTCTCCTCAAGGGCCGGTAGTCTTTGCGGGAAATCATATGAGCGTCCTGGAGACCTTCGTCTTTCCTTACTTTTTAGTGGCTCATCGACCCGTAACCTACGTTGTTAAGGAAAGTCTTGTGAACGGAAAAGTTTTCGGGCCGATCATGCGATCTCGAAACCCGATAGCAGTCGGGCGGACGAACCCGCGCGAAGATCTTGTGAAGGTGTTGGAGGAAGGAACTGCCATCCTCAAGGGAGGAACTTCGATTGTCGTATTTCCGCAAAGTACTCGGACTAGGACATTCGATCCGAGCGAATTTAATTCTATTGCGGTGAAACTGGCATCTAGGGCCGGAGTTCCTGTCGTTCCCTTTGCAGTAAAAACGGACTTTTGGCAAAACGGAAAGTTACTGAAAGATATCGGCAGCCTAGTCAGGAATCGAATGATCCATATGAAATTCGGCACTCCCCTTTCCGTAGCCACAGACTCCAGAAAAAATCAGGAAATTCTTTTGCAATTCGTTCTAAAGAATCTCAAAGAATGGGGAGTCGAAATCAAAAACTCTACCGTTTAAAAAAAGCGAATCTTAGTATCCGCCTCCTCCTCCACCGCCTGAACCGGATCCACCGCTACAGGCTCCTATAACTATAAGATATTGATTGTTACAATTCGCTGCGTATGCCGCTCCGCCATTCATATTTAAGCAAGCAAGATACAATGCGGAAGCTTCCTTGCAATTATTATCCTTATTATGATTGTTTTTTCCCGTTCCGTACAAGTTGTTCGTATTGTTATTACACGATACAAACAACAAGAACAGCAGTACTGCACCGATTCGAATATACAAATTCATTTTATTGTACCAATTCCAGATTCAGGTTCTAAGCGAAAGAGAGAATTCTTTCGAAGAATACCTTCACTCGATAAAGTTATGACTAATATTGCTAAATCAACGTTTTTCTGATACGAATTCGAATACTCGGAACGAACGATAAACGAACAGGAACTAAGCGGTTTTCGAAAGCAAAGAATTCATATCCGAATGTAGCGGATCTGTAATACGCTTTCGACATAAACAAGTTAAATAATACTGAAATTGGGAGGGCCGAGTAATATGGAAAATGAAGAATTGCTCGATCGGGAAGAAAACAATCCAACTAGATTTAGCCGGAATATTGCAAGCTGGAAGCCGGGGATTACTGTGCGAATTTTACGAAAAATACACGGATACTCACGCAAAGAACTAGCGGAAAAGTTAGGGGGAGTAGAAGTCGAATACGTGACATCCATAGAAAAAGGAAAATTGACGATCGGAAAGAATCTAGCCCGTAAGCTTGCGGAAATATTCGAAATATCGGCGGAAATATTCGTTTAAAATTATCTTCCTGAGAAGTCAATTTTCTGCTCGGACCCATCCTATGGGTTAGGTTCCGATATTCATTCCCGAACGCCTAGCGCGATCTAATCCTTCTATTCCATTCAAGAATCAGACTTAAATTAATAATTTTCAGGAGCACTATTGCCTTACCCCCCTGTCTATGTTACTGTATTCAAGATGAACCGATTAAGCCTGAGGATAGTAGTAGGAACCTTTTTTTTATTAGCGGTTTCTTTCTTTCTACTGCATAATTCGGATTATTCATTCCAAAACGGAATTTCATCTTCGGTACAACTTGCTTGCTTTGCGACTATTTTCCTAGTTCTGGGATTCTTATCGACTACTGTAGTTTCCTCTTACCTAGATCGCGAGAAGGCAGGATTTTCTAGTCGCTCCGAATTAAGAAGAGCGGTACAAGAAAGAGAAAGAGCCGAAGCGTTACTGCAAATTTTATTCGACGAACTTCCTCGATCGACACCGTTACATTCCCTATTAAATAAATTACTTACGACAATCGAAAAATTCTCTCCCGAAATGCAGACTTCGATCATGCTACTAAACAAAGAACGTGATCGGATTGAGACTGGAATCTCTCCCAGCCTTCCGAAATCTTATCTAAAATCCCTCGAAGGAATTAAAATTGGCCCCGAGGCAGGCTCTTGCGGAACTTCCGCTTATAAGGGAAAGTTAGTCATCGTTTCGGACATTCTCACAGATCCATTATGGAAAGATTATAGATACTTGACGATGAGTTACGGACTGAGAGCTTGCTGGTCTCAACCCATCTATTCTCCGGAAGGAGACGTTTTAGGCACGTTTGCCATCTACTATAAGAAAGTTCATAAACCTGAAGATCGCGACTTGCGACTAATTTTCTTCGCAGCCTATATTGTACGCTTAGCCATCCAGTACCAAACATTTGAGGAAGGAAGAAGTAAGAGTGAGAGCAAATATAGGGACTTGGTCGAAAATGCCTCCGACGGAATTTTCGTCGCTAACACGGACGGCAAGCTTTTGGAAATTAATCCGAGCGGAAGCAAAATGCTCGGTTATACTAGAGAAGAATTATTAACACTGAATATAAAGGATTTGATCCAGCCGGAAGATCTCGCCGCCACACCTTTAAGAGGCTTCACTCTTCAAGATCGCAAATCGATGATACTGGAACGTAAACTGATCAGAAAGGACAAGAAATTAATTTCCGTCGAAATAAGCGCACGATATCTTGATTCCGGGCATTTACAGGGTATCGTTAGAGACATTTCCGAGCGAACGGCTGCGGAACGCACTCTTAGACAAGCACAGAAAATGGAAAGTATAGGTTTGCTGGCAGGTGGAATAGCTCACGATTTCAACAACCTGCTCACGATGATTCTCGGAACTGCAGACGTCATTCGACAGATTTGTAAATCGGACCCTTCTCTAAGGAAACATGCCAATAGAATTATAGAAGCTTCGGAGCGTGGAAAAGCGATTACGAGACAACTTCTATTATTTGCAAGCCCGGGTTCGACCGAAATGAAACCTATTTCAATTGCTCCTTTGTTAAAGGAAGTCACGGATATGATGCGATTCTCACTGCCTAAAAATATTCGCCTTGAAACCGATTTCCGGTCTCTCAACGGAATCATTTTAGGCGACTCCGGTCATTTGCATCAGGCGGTTCTCAATCTCATACTGAATGCCAAAGACGCAATGCCCGACGGCGGAAGCGTTTGTGTCGGAGGAGGAATCATAGACGGGAAAACGCTTCGATCCAAATTTCCGGAAGCGAATGTGGAGAATTATATCGAAGTCGATATTACGGACACCGGAATCGGAATGAAGGCGGAAAATAAGGAAAGAATTTTCGAACCATTTTTTACGACGAAGGGCAACAACGGGACCGGACTCGGATTATCGATCGTAAGAGGTATCGTAACCGAACACTCAGGATTTATCGAGGTGGAATCAGAGGAGGAAAAAGGAACTAAATTTTCCCTCTTTTTTCCCGTGATCAGAACAACCGTCAACACGATTCGAAAAGACGAGGATTATTCAAAAAAAATAAATCTCAATGTTCTAATAGTCGACGACGAAGAATTGGTTCTGGAAGTTCTTCGGGAAATATTGACTCTCTCCGGCTCGAATGTTTGGACACGAAAAACCGGCGAAGGAGCTCTTGCATTTTATAAGGAAGCACCCGAAAAATTCGACGTAATCATCACTGATTTAGGAATGCCGGGAATGGGGGGAGAAACATTAATCGATCTGCTCCTACAATTTAATCCGAATGTGAATATTATTGTAATTTCGGGGAACCTCGAAAAAGACAAAAAAGAAATTTTAAAAATGAAAGGAATTAAATCCTTTTTAGATAAACCTTATAAAGCTTCGGAAGTCTACTCGGCCCTGCAGGAGATTCAGAAAAGCGATTCTCTATCGAGTTAGCGAAAACTTTTCCTAATTTCGGAAATAAAATTACGAACGAGGTGGTCTCACCGATTAGAGTCAGGAGGAAATTCTATGAAACTCTCCTTGGTTACGACTTTAATTCGACTGAGTGGACTCGGATTAACGCTACTTTTCCTGAGCGGATGCGCCACTTTTCCAAACCAGTACGACGGATCCAACGGCCAAAACACAAATAACTGTAACGGAAACTCTGCATATTCCTGCAATCGATCCTATTATCCGTATCGGTACGGAAATTATTATGGGAATCAAAACATGAATTCTTATAATCAAGGATCTCGCGGCTCCGGTCATAACCCTTTCTTCGTTCCGGGAGGTCGATACCATAATATCGGTCGGCCTTCGCATTGGAGATTATAGTAAAGTCCGATCTCGATAGTTGATATAGCGGTTAACTTGATTCCGAACCGCTGTATCAACTCCGACGAAATGAAAAAATCCGATCAACGCAATTCTTTTACTAACTCCTTCCAGCATTCATCGAGTGACCTCTTTACCGAAAATAAATCGGAGCTAGGTTTAGAAGCGTTTTCTCTAATTGGAATTCCTTTTTCCATTATACTTTCAACGAAAGAAGTTTTGCCCGACGGAAAATACCAATCTACTATAAACCAATCGCTCGGATATTTAGCTAAAAATCGTTTTTGACACCGAAAGGATTCTATCCCGGGACCTTTCTCCTTATCATAGATGGACATACTAACGCGAATTGAAGCATCCAGTCTCCGATGTCCTTCTTTCGAATCCGGTTCTATTCCAGCTCTAGTAAAGACGGGCGGATCGTTTTGAAGGAAGATTAATATTTGAAGTGAACCTTCTTTAGAGTCTTCCGAGGAAAACTCGAGAGGCAATCCGTTGGACTTCGCTACTTTTGTGGCTACCTCTGCCGCTTTATCCGAATAATTTTTTCCTAAATTAGCGGATAGCAACGTCTCGGGAGGCTGGGCAATCGGAGCCGCTTGAAGCTTCCCTCC
This window encodes:
- a CDS encoding lysophospholipid acyltransferase family protein; its protein translation is MKPTLSLEPRIKKPMLTIPDEAVRSGVFHLNRDSLGSPIRLRDGVTIQYETPPDRKRSILDRVLFRSDLAFLIGYFREIFASRKQCLKNEYTDEVWLESSGRILDVIEGCEGKFKIEGIEHVISPQGPVVFAGNHMSVLETFVFPYFLVAHRPVTYVVKESLVNGKVFGPIMRSRNPIAVGRTNPREDLVKVLEEGTAILKGGTSIVVFPQSTRTRTFDPSEFNSIAVKLASRAGVPVVPFAVKTDFWQNGKLLKDIGSLVRNRMIHMKFGTPLSVATDSRKNQEILLQFVLKNLKEWGVEIKNSTV
- a CDS encoding helix-turn-helix transcriptional regulator, which gives rise to MENEELLDREENNPTRFSRNIASWKPGITVRILRKIHGYSRKELAEKLGGVEVEYVTSIEKGKLTIGKNLARKLAEIFEISAEIFV
- a CDS encoding hybrid sensor histidine kinase/response regulator, giving the protein MPYPPVYVTVFKMNRLSLRIVVGTFFLLAVSFFLLHNSDYSFQNGISSSVQLACFATIFLVLGFLSTTVVSSYLDREKAGFSSRSELRRAVQERERAEALLQILFDELPRSTPLHSLLNKLLTTIEKFSPEMQTSIMLLNKERDRIETGISPSLPKSYLKSLEGIKIGPEAGSCGTSAYKGKLVIVSDILTDPLWKDYRYLTMSYGLRACWSQPIYSPEGDVLGTFAIYYKKVHKPEDRDLRLIFFAAYIVRLAIQYQTFEEGRSKSESKYRDLVENASDGIFVANTDGKLLEINPSGSKMLGYTREELLTLNIKDLIQPEDLAATPLRGFTLQDRKSMILERKLIRKDKKLISVEISARYLDSGHLQGIVRDISERTAAERTLRQAQKMESIGLLAGGIAHDFNNLLTMILGTADVIRQICKSDPSLRKHANRIIEASERGKAITRQLLLFASPGSTEMKPISIAPLLKEVTDMMRFSLPKNIRLETDFRSLNGIILGDSGHLHQAVLNLILNAKDAMPDGGSVCVGGGIIDGKTLRSKFPEANVENYIEVDITDTGIGMKAENKERIFEPFFTTKGNNGTGLGLSIVRGIVTEHSGFIEVESEEEKGTKFSLFFPVIRTTVNTIRKDEDYSKKINLNVLIVDDEELVLEVLREILTLSGSNVWTRKTGEGALAFYKEAPEKFDVIITDLGMPGMGGETLIDLLLQFNPNVNIIVISGNLEKDKKEILKMKGIKSFLDKPYKASEVYSALQEIQKSDSLSS